Genomic segment of Schistocerca piceifrons isolate TAMUIC-IGC-003096 chromosome 1, iqSchPice1.1, whole genome shotgun sequence:
gtccggagcaagtatggtgggtctgacacaccggtgtcaatgtgttcttttttccatttccaggagtgtattacctgtTCAGAAAACATCACTTGTTAACAACAGCTATCAAAAACTTTGATTGTCATTATGTAAATTCGCGTGGGAAATATTCGAAATgtatcctgataatttaaattctgtaatccaTTATTCTGGGCCACCTTCACCTCAGCCATGTCTGATTCAGGTTGTATGCTCCCAAAATATTAACATAAAGAAAATTGAAGCATAAATTACGAATGGGGCATCAGCGTAGAGTATACACTAACAGTGTGGAGAAATGCAGGCCAGACACTTTGTTCTCGGGAACCATGCATCATTCGAGATCTACTCACAGAAAAACTAAAAGTACTTGACATGACCAACGTCTGGTTGAGATAAATACTTAGTTTTAACGATAACTTATTTGATGCTGATAGtacatattttaatgtttgtttcttACATGATAAATGAATATAagaaatgatttttagtaatttaccCTTACTTTTTTCCTGCAGACAGGGGGAAAAGAGCACGCATTTTCACCTAGTTAATTTTCGAAAAGATTGTGTCCCACTCTTTTTTCCTTTTGAGAATAAACACACTTTCGACCAGTGTACTACAGATCCATAACCTCTTTCTGTATTAATTTCAGGTGGACTCTGCAGTTAATATCCTGAAAGAATTAAGACGAAACGGAGGAAGCCTTTCTTGGGTGCTGGAACTTCAAGTGCGATCTCATCCCGAGTACACCAACAAGAAAGAATATCGGTCTCGGAACCCACCCATTCACGTGAAAGGTATAACACAGGAGGAGGTGGATCATGCAGCAACACGTAAGCAGCTCCTGACAACTGCTGACAGAAGAACCAACACATTCCTCGATACCAAGGCCCTTGACGTTACTCGACAACGCCCTGAAGGCACAGATGCCCAAACTGAAAGGATAAAGAGTGGTAATGCACCAGGAATTGAGAGAACTCTGGCACAGAATGAGACTGAACATACAGCTACACAAAGTCAGCTGTTGGCTTCTGGTGAAACAAGGACTAGCGCTCCTCTGGAGACCAAACTCCTGGAGGCTGCTCAAGAGCAAAACGCAGGCACAGATCCCCAAGCTGGAAGGAGGCAATTTGGTAATGTACAAGGAAATGAGAAAGCTCTGGCACAAACGGAAACTGAGCTTACAGCAACACAGAAGCAGGTCCTAGTAGCTGATAACAGTAGAAATAACACATTCCTGCGGACCAAAGTCCTTAACATTGACGAAGAACGACCTCAAGGGATAGATTCCCACACTGAAAGGAGACAGGGTGGTAATTTACCAAGAAGTGAGGAAGCTGTAGCACAGAATGAGACTGAGCGTACAGCAACAAAAAAGCAGGTCCCACTTGATGGTGACAGAAGGACCAGCACTTTCCTGGAGACCGAACCGCTTGGGGCTACTCAAGAACGAACTCTTAGCTCAGATATCAAACCCGAAAGTAGACAGAACGGCAACTCACAAGGAAGTGAGGGAGCTCTAGCAAAGACGGATACAGAGTATACAACAACACAAACGCACGTCCTGGCAGCTGGTGGGAAAAGAACCAACACATTCGGAGAGAGCAAACtccctgatgttactcaagaaCGACCTGAAGGTACAGATGCCCAAACTGAAAGGAGACGGGGTGGTGATGTACCAGTACGTGAGGAAGCCCTAGCACAGAATGAGACTGAGCATATAACAACACAAAAGAAATTCCTAGCAGATGGTGACCGTAGAACCAACAAATTTTTAGATACCAAACTCCTTGTTGCTCAAGAAAGACCTAAGGGCACAGATGCTCAAACCGAAAGGAGACAGGGTGTTGATGTACCAGGAAAGAAGGAAGCTCTCGCGCAGAATGAGACTGAGCTTACAGCAACACAAAAGCAGGTCCCACCAACTGGTAACACAAGGACCAGCGCTTTCCTCGAGGTCAAACCCCTTGCGGCTTCTCAGAAACGAAATGAAGGCACACAGGACCAAATTGAAAAGGGACAGGGTATTCaggtacaagaaaatgaaaaagcTCTGTTGCCATCATTTGGCGGTAATGGTTCAGAGACTACCTTGATAGAAAGTGGGAAAGAAATGCATCAAGTCGAAAAGGATTCTAAAGAGGCAAAGAGCTCGAGAACCAGCTCGCAGCGACAGGCACCAGGCTCGTGGAAAGCCACTGAGActtcacaaggaagtgatcagttTACAACAACGGAAAATGAACGCCAGATTGTTCAGGGTAAATCTCAAATGACCAGAGGAGAGAGTGATGCAACTACAGAAGCAAATGAGGTTTCCTTGGCACCTGGAAAGGATCGAACTAATCTGAAAAGGAACAACGTGTTGATGGATGCTGTAGATGGAGCACAAGTGGCTGCCAAAGCTGAAATGAACAGTCTGGAGCCAGAGAAAATGCTGAGGCAGACAACCACAGAGGAGGTCGGGGTAGCCCAAAAAAGCCAACTGGAGCGCTATGGGGCATCTCGGAGTAGCACAGACCGAACTGCAGCCTCAGAAGGGAACGGAGTAAAATTTACGGATGATTTAACGAGCGGCAGCGGGTTCAAAACAAGCACTACAGGAAGTTCTCTTGTGTCACAAGATGGCGGTGAAACTGAAGTGGATTCGAGTTTGGAAAATCCTGCCACACTCAGGATGACAACGGTAGTGGACGAGATGCAGGTACTACTGCAGGCCGACGCTACAACGGCGGGCGGAGGCGACTACGGAGCACAAGTGGCTGCCAAAGCTGAAATGAACAGTCTGGAGCCAGAGGAAGTGCTGAGGCAGACAACCACAGAAGAGGTCGGGGTGCCCCAAACAAGCCAACTGGAGCGCTATGGGGCATCTCGGATTAGCACAGACCGAACTGCATCCTCAGAAGGGAGGATACGGCCTCTCGCTATTGTCTCTGATATAGGGATAGAGGACACGGGCTTAGCCAGAGACAGTGAGCTGTACGACTACTGACGAGAGCGTGAATTCGACTGAAGAGGATCAAATGGGAGACCAGTTCTAAGGTTATAGACTGAGTATTTTGCAAATCTGAATTTTACGTTGAATAGAGGGTACTTAAACTACTCAAATTTCATCGAATAACCGGTTTATTTTACCGCAACTAGTTCTAGGCTTAACCCGATCTTCTAAAGGCAGTGTGCATTTCAGGGATAAATTACATACTACGTAATTGCGCAATATGTATTACGGCTAAGGTAATGATGCTCAGAAGactttcttattttgttttattttataaaaagcaCGCTTCCTCTGCATAATACACAGTGGTCAGCTCAGAAGAACGCCTGCACGGGGTGAGGCAGTGTGCGGGGGCTTCCTTCCAGCACACAGTTCTCAATGGTCTGTGTTATTGGGCGCCCCAGAAATACTGCCCCACTACTACACGTGTTTGTCAGCATTGTTGTGTTTCGCTGTTCGACCTATTTAGGCTcctactttcttttatttatttatttattttcacagccGCATTGTAAGCAAATACCTTTAGAGAAAACCCTGCAATTGCCGATGCTTTAACTGAATAAAACAAAATGCGTGTCATGACGAAAAACGTGTTGGATACACAGTACCAATATTAATAGCGTAATTTAAACAGACGTAAATGATCAATGCACACACAAAGGAAGATTTTCACCGACATTATTCCGAAGTACAATTGAGGTAAAGGTACGAGACgatttaatgtacagggtgtttataaatgatcggtgcagttttcaaaattaataataagtCGATTTATTACTTCATATGGGCAAACCTTACAGCATAAGCAGCGGAAGTGGCCAAGTTTTTGATGCGCAACCCGCTGTTCACGTAGTGTCTGTTTCCAAGTTGACGTCGCAACAGAAAGAGGCTTTCTGTGTGCTGCGTTTTGAGGTGTTGAAATCTGTGGTCACAGTGCAATGTGAGTTTCGTGCACGGTTTAGGAAAGATCCACCACACAAGAATAACGTAGGTAGATGGTATCGGCTGCTCGTGGGAACAGTCCTGGTCGACCTCCTGTGTCTCGTGCAAAGATCGAAAGAGTGCGCGAGGCATTTCACCGAAGTTCTGGCAAGTCACTTAGTAAAGCATGCAGGAAATTATTCATGCCGAAGATTACACTGTTGAAGGTGTTGCGTATGCGGCAATGTTTGTAACCGTCCAAAATGGAACTAGCCCTTACATCAGCAGACAAAGTGAAAAGAGTTGACTTTTGTGAAGAGCTACAATTAAAAATGGAGGATGTTGGTTTTGTAGAAAGACTCACCTTCTGTGGTGAAGTCACTTTCTTTATAATTGACAAGGTGAACACACACAATGCCCTTACCTGGGGGAAGTGAGAAATCACTTAAGCTAATAGAGCATGTGATTCTCCAaaagtgaacgttttctgtgcggTGTCGCGGGAGAAGTACACGGCCCATTTTTCTTCCAACAAAAAACGGAGAAGGGTAATTTATTTCTAGAAAGGTCGGAAACCTGATTGTTATCCCAGGAAAACACCAGATATGGTGATCACGTTTAGCAACTGGATGGTGCTGTTCCCCATTTTCACAGGAATGTACGAGAGCTTCTTGGTCGTGTTCTTCACCAAAGCTGGATTGGACGAGCTGCAGCAGCAGACAGCAACCTTTTCCCTGGCCACCCCTTCCGCCATATTTCACAcactgcgatttctttctgtggcggtTTGTGAAAGACCGAGTTTTTGTACGGCCAATGCCCTTGTTTCTTGAGGAAGCGTGTGATGAAATAAAGCATACAGTGCAGACCATCACGAAGAACGTGCTACACTGAGTAGGAAGAATTTGATTACAGTGTAGATGTGTGTCGTATGATTAAGGGCGCACATATTGAAGGATTGTTATCAGTATATCAAAAGGTTGGACAGCTGCCACAGCTTAAAGTGTAATGTTTGCCCATATAACGTAATAAattgatttattattaatttttaaaaccgcTCTATTCATTTATAAACAACTTGTATTATACGTTTTTAGAATAACATGTACTCTTCTGCTCTGTAGTAGGCTTGTGTCACTATACACTTCAGACCTGATGCGCCCATTCTTATGAGCAACGAACAGTAAAATACGTCATTTGAACACGAAATGCGTACTGCTATCATGATTTTAATTCCAAGCAACTACGGATATCTCCAGCCATCATGGATAAAACGGTAAACTGATGGGAATTTCTGTGTGGAAGAACCTTTTCAGACAGGtaataggaaatttgaaataagatTGACTCGCTGCTGATAAGTCTTCTATTAGGTCCTTCACCACAAAAGCAAAGAACTTTGCTGCATTGTATGAgttcacattaaattttgaaatgaGTACAAACTTCACTCAACGCTCCACAGGAGTTACTGTGTTATTTAATATTCGGAAAAGTATGTTCTGTGCGCAAAATGCGTTACAAATAAGTGTTgaaagacaaaaagagaatatTTACTATAAACAGTGATTTTTAATGAGCAGCCATGATAGTAATCACACTCTTCGTGTGGTTACATGCATCGCCATGTTAAGTGCTGTTAAGGTTGTTATACAGAATGTAGTATAATTATATTTATTCTACTCGAAATGTGTTTCGCCCCCACTTCGAAATTGTGAGTTCTTTTTCTCATTCTCTTAGTGAGTGTGTTTCAGATCTTTCATTCACATTGGCACAGCACATCATGTACTGTAAACATACGTAAATGCTGAAAAAGGTAATGGAAACGATTGTACCTGACGAAAATGTGTTTTTTAACAAGTATTTGTTAATTTCTTGCTGTATGATAGATCTTAAAAATATCAGACTTAAAAACTAGCAGATTTTGAGTGTCAACTATAACAATTCAAAGTCTTTGTAATCATATACCAGTTAACACAGAAAACGAGCACTGAAGGTATTCCTCCTGTGGTAAAGAAGAAAGATTAATTAGCGAACAGATCTAAAGCCCTCTCTATGAAACCCAACACACACTCTTTTAAAATACTGTCTCTCTGGCAAAAAAGTGAAGCATGCAGAAGAGGAgacgaaaacgaaatgaaacttcatgggttgcgATGGTGTGTGATGTTATTCCAGTGACTAGAAAATTGTGTCAAATTTACAGAGAGAGAACTTGGCAAAGTGGGCCCAAGTATCAATACGACGTTCCGTCCCCTCTGAACAGGATGCATGCACTTATACGGTTGGGAGGGAGGGGTTTCATAAAACCATTGTATCCTCTCATGAAACAAGCTGGTCAACAGCTGTTGTAAGTGGTCTTTGATATCCTAAATACAAGGTGTTTGAAAAAGGACTCCCTAGTTTTAGTGTGTCCTAGAaactgtacaaagtgacatacactattatagtttgtggtgtttgattcatcaaccctccaagtttggctcccctgcagttggcaggtctgcttgacgtTGAGACGGCACCAGTGCTGGTTCTCTCCTCTGTTCTCTGTTCAGTCCAGTTATGCTTGCAGTGCAATgtagagcaactcagcaacaacgTATACTCCACAACATAAAGCGcagtgttatttggcttgtgaaaactgagtcagttataacagtgctaCGTAACTGTAGACTTCAGTATGGTGGTGAACCATCTACAGCAAAAACTGTCCGTTATTGGCTAAAGTCTTTCAAGAAAATGGCAATTTTTTTAAGAGCAAATTACCAGGTAGGCCGAGAACTGTCAAATTACCAGGTAGGCCGAGAACTGTGACATGTTGACAGACTACGTCTTTCACCAAATGGACGATATTGAGGCGGAAAAGgggcttgtgtttttccaacaaTATGGCGCCTCACCTCATTACAGCAACTATGTATGTGCGTGCGGCTCTTGGCactcgctttccaggaaggtggataggcagggctggctcaataccttggccaccacgaagcccagacttaacctcactggactttttcttttggtgccacataaaaaatgttgcgcacagtgaaaagatcagagacaccAATCATTTACGAGAAAGAATCGTCGTGGCGtttgggacagttacacctgaaatgtagGTGAATACTTGGCGCGAAGTAgaatatcgtctcgacgtgtgTAGGGACACACGTTGAAgcctactaacattaaacaaaacttgaaggaattctctttcatgacaTGTACTCATTGATGTGATTTTTCAGTAATTTcctcattaaatttatacttaaaactagggagttctttttcaaacaccctgtacttgcagtgggacggagttgacgtcaaCGTTGGCCCCACACACATTCTATCTgggcagatctggggatcttactgGCAATGGACGAACCTTAACATCACGCAGACGATTCATGGAGACACGTTCCATGTGGGGACAAGAACTGTCATgtttaaaaatggcaccacaatactaacACCTGCCAGATAACACGTGAGGGCGCAGGATGCCCGTGTCATAGAATTGTGCCATCGAAGTTCTCTCAGTCGctaccagccgtgatctgaagGAATATCCGATGGATTCCAACACCATTAAGTCAAGAGTATCTTTGCTGTgcatctccaaaacattggaggaaTGGGATCCCTCCGCAGGTCGCCACCATACTGGGTGACGCTGTTCATCTAGGGTAGAACAGgactgcgattcatcgctgaacgcagcgcgacgccattcaccagcagtccataTTTCCTGGTTCCGTCACCAGTCCAAAAGCAGTCGTTTGTAATGTGATGTTAAATGCAGTGTATAAATGGGTCGGATTTCCCTAGTTTGGTTCCTGGtattctccgaccaatggtgcgtgaTGGTACAGAACGTTGCAGGCAGTCCATTACTTCTTCGCGGATGGCAGGCATAGCTGTGACGGtgttacgatgtgtttggtgcacaatacgacgatCTTCCTTTGTAGTGGCAGACTTGTGCCTGCCCTCAGGTTtctatgcagtccaacatcgggtcactgtcaGATCCGAATGACCCATTAATCTGGATACAGCACCAGTCGGTCAATTGCAGATCCACAGTGAAGCCCCCTAGGAACTCTGTGGGGTGCAGATAACGCTGTGCGATAGGAGTGCGCGGCATCTTCGTGTCATTCGCAGTGATctccaacatctgacgctgttcactccTATTATGCATATACATGCATTCTTACAACAAGGACAACAAATACGGCGCTCAGATGGCTGTTCTAGCTGACTCAGAAAATTTCATATGAGTCGAAGGTATGTACGTGTACGACGTTAGATTGACATCAGACCGTGTCTTCCTGGTGTTTTACTTTTTTGTCACGCAGTTCTTTAGTATTTCTGTAGATGTATGTATGCATGCAGTGGCCAACAAAAAAACAAACCTTTTTTGTGGATTGTTACGTACACCGTGCCAAAGAGAACCTATACACACTATTTATTTGTTAAGCATGTAACCTTTGTTCTACTTCTTCGTATTTTAAGTGGATGAAGATAGAAATCAGTTACCAGCCCGACATTAACTGAACCTGATGTGAAAAATATATTAGAAAACCATACTTAAGCTGGTTGGTTGTAAGAAAACCCAATAGTTATTAATACAATACGGGGATTATGTTTACCTTGGTTCGTAAGCATACGTGTGACGCATTAAGCTGTACGGGGTGCAGTTTggatggaagattagggtttaacgttcggCCGACGGCGAAGGCGTCCCGTCGACTGCGACATTATTAGCGAAAGATGAAAAGCTCGGATTggacaagaatggggaaggaaatcggccgtatctCATCAAAGGGACGATATTGGTTCCCATCTTAAGTAATTTAAGAAAAACCACGAAAAACCTAGATCTGGATTTGAACCATGCACAAGTGGGTTGAGAGTGCAGTAGCTTTAACAACTTTAGTGCCTCACTCTGTAAGAGTATGGGATGAAACATATTTCATAACTTGGGTCCGTATTTTAATGAAAAGTCATTTATTTTTCCTGAACTTATGGTAAATTTTACAACCATTCATGCACGAGTCCAGTTATTGTAGTGTGGAAAACTCATTTTAATTGCATATGACAAGTCATAATACTTATCTTTTGGTACCAGGTCATATTGCGGCGAACTTTCGCCTAAGAGGTTATATGTCGACAAATTTTTTTCCCAAAAATGCCTATGTTTGTGCCTTTAAGGCACAAGAATAAAAACAGGTGACCGGCCggagtagctgagcggttctaggcgctacagtctggaaccgcgcgaccgatacggtcgcaggttcgaatactgcctcgggcatggatgtgtgtgatgtcctttggttagttaggtttcagtagttctaagttctaggggactgatgacctcagatgttaagtcccatagtgcgcagaggcatttgaaccattttaaaaacagTAAATGTTGCTCACAAGACAGTGTTTCAAGTGATATTGCCAAAAACACAACTATTACTATAAAGCTTTATTTATCAGGACTATAGTAGTCAAGCAGCGTAACACACTAGCCGGTTCGCTAACGTAGGACATTGTTGAGTGGAATCGACAAAACGCTCTTGAAGCCGACAAAGGCGGCTTCCGACGTAATGCCATCGCACACGTGGTCACGCTATTTAGTTTGAATAAAAAGTCAGCGTGGTTCAAAATGCCGAAGTAACGTGCTGCAACAGCATGAAGTGGGATTTGATCCCGGGACCTTATTCACCATAAGCAGGTACGAATAACGTGACCATACGTCACGCTTTGGGCGGGACTGTCCCGTTGCTCCCAGCCAGAGCAAAAATACCGTGCTTTTGCAAACAGACCAAACGATAACTGATTAGACGTACCCCCTACCTGCCTATATTCATTACATTCGAAACGCGGGGGTGACGGAGGCAGCGCGGGCGGCGTGGAGAAGAGAGAGCGAGTAACATGCGAGAGCGAGACAAATGACAATCACATCTCGCGCGTGCGAACTTTGAGTGCGGCAACATTGTTTAGTTCCAGTTTGTATTGCGATGTTCTGACCCACATGCCCATTCAAACAACTCATTCAGCGCATTCGTGTTTACGTGTTTGTAACATTATAAAATGCCTAAACGCAAGTGTACCCTTAATATTACTCTACAAAAAAGTATCCATTTATAAAACAAAGGAGCGGTGCATCAGGTGTTAGTGTGAAAAGTGTCGTACTGAttttagtgccggccggtgtggccgtgcggttctaagcgcgtcagtttggaaccgcgtgacccgctacggtcgcaggttcgaatcctgcctcgggcatggatgtgtgtgatgtccttaggttagttaggttttaagtagttctaagttctaggggacagatgacctcagtagttaagtcccatacatctacatctacatctatactccgcgagccaccttacggtgtgtggcggagggtacttattgtaccactatctgatccccccttccctgttccattcacgaattgtgcgtgggaagaacgactgcttgtaagtctccgtatttgctctaatttctcggatcttttcgttgtgatcattacgcgagatatatgtgggcggtagtaatatgttgcccatctcttcccggaatgtgctctctcgcaatttcgataataaacctctccgtattgcgtaacgcctttcttgaagtgtccgccactggagcttgttcagcatctccgtaacgctctcgcgctgactaaatgtccccacgacgaatcgcgctgcttttcgctggatcatgtctatctcttctattaatccaacctggtaagggtcccatactgatgagcaatactcaagaatcggacgaacaagcgttttgtaagctacttctttcgtcgatgagtcacattttcttagaattcttcctatgaatctcaacctggcgcctgcttttcccactatttgttttatgtgatcattccacttcagatcgctccggatagtaactcctaagtattttacggtcgttaccgcttccaaagatttaccacctatggcataatcgtactggaatggatttctgcccctatgtatgcgcattatattacatttatctacgtttagggaaagctgccagctgtcgcaccatgcattaatcctctgcaggtcctcctggagtacgtacgagtcttctgatgttgctactttcttgt
This window contains:
- the LOC124777527 gene encoding uncharacterized protein LOC124777527: MRAFAPALLSALVFIQVDSAVNILKELRRNGGSLSWVLELQVRSHPEYTNKKEYRSRNPPIHVKGITQEEVDHAATRKQLLTTADRRTNTFLDTKALDVTRQRPEGTDAQTERIKSGNAPGIERTLAQNETEHTATQSQLLASGETRTSAPLETKLLEAAQEQNAGTDPQAGRRQFGNVQGNEKALAQTETELTATQKQVLVADNSRNNTFLRTKVLNIDEERPQGIDSHTERRQGGNLPRSEEAVAQNETERTATKKQVPLDGDRRTSTFLETEPLGATQERTLSSDIKPESRQNGNSQGSEGALAKTDTEYTTTQTHVLAAGGKRTNTFGESKLPDVTQERPEGTDAQTERRRGGDVPVREEALAQNETEHITTQKKFLADGDRRTNKFLDTKLLVAQERPKGTDAQTERRQGVDVPGKKEALAQNETELTATQKQVPPTGNTRTSAFLEVKPLAASQKRNEGTQDQIEKGQGIQVQENEKALLPSFGGNGSETTLIESGKEMHQVEKDSKEAKSSRTSSQRQAPGSWKATETSQGSDQFTTTENERQIVQGKSQMTRGESDATTEANEVSLAPGKDRTNLKRNNVLMDAVDGAQVAAKAEMNSLEPEKMLRQTTTEEVGVAQKSQLERYGASRSSTDRTAASEGNGVKFTDDLTSGSGFKTSTTGSSLVSQDGGETEVDSSLENPATLRMTTVVDEMQVLLQADATTAGGGDYGAQVAAKAEMNSLEPEEVLRQTTTEEVGVPQTSQLERYGASRISTDRTASSEGRIRPLAIVSDIGIEDTGLARDSELYDY